The stretch of DNA CAGCGAGTGGTTCAGGTCGTCGAGCAGCCCCCAGGCGCGGCGATAGCTCATGCCGAGATCGCGCGCGGCTTGTGACAACGAGCCGGTCGCGTCGATCGCCTCGAGCAGCGCGATCTTCCCCGGTCCGACCGAGCCCGAAGGCGCGAGGTCGATCCGCAGGCGCACGTCGATCGAGCGCTTGGCCATGAGGCCTCCATGATATCCGGTTGAACTTCGAAGCGCGCGCCGTGTATCGTCGTATACCGATGAACATAACGAGACCCACGCTGCTCGCGGCGCTCGTGGTTGCGTTCGCGGTCACAGGGCTCGCGCTGCCCGCCCGCGCACAGAACGCCCCCGAGCTCCTGGTCTTCGGCGCGGCCTCGCTCACCAACGCCCTCGACGAGATCTCCGCGAGCTACACGCGAGACACCGGCCAGGCGGTGAAGTGCTCCTACGCCGCGAGCTCCGCGCTCGCGCGCCAGATCGAAGCCGGCGCGCGCGCCGACGTGTTCGTGTCGGCCGACGTCGAGTGGATGGACTACGTGCAGGGCCGAGCGCTCGTCGATCCGGCGACGCGCAGCGACCTGCTCGGGAACCGGCTGGTGCTGATCGCGCCGGCTTCGAGCGACGTGAAGCTCACGATCGCGCCGCACTTCGCGCTCGCGCAGGCGCTCGGCACCGGCAAGCTCGCGACGGGCGATCCCGAGTACGTGCCCGTGGGCCGCTACGCGCGCGCGGCGCTCACGTCGCTGGGCGTGTGGAGCGAGGTGGAAGACCGGCTGGTGCGCGCCGATAACGTGCGCACCGCGCTCGCGTTCGTGTCCCGCGGCGAGGCGCCGCTGGGCATCGTGTACGGCACCGACGCGCAGGTCGACAAGGGCGTGCGCGTGGTCGACACGTTCCCCGAGAGCAGTCACCTGAAGATCGTCTACCCCGTCGCGGTCACCCAGGGCGCGCGCGAGGGCGCGGCGCGCTTCGTCGAGTATCTGCGCAAGCCGGAGGCGCAGGCCAGCTTCAAGAGGTTCGGGTTCATCACGCTGCCATGAAGCGCCAACTCACGTTCCAGGCCCGGGACTCAGCGAAGCTCGGTGTGACGCTCGGCCGCCCCCGCGCGGCGCGCGAGCGCGATGCCCACCAGGTCGGTCGCCACGTGCGCGATCACGTTGGGCGCGAGATCGCACTGCCACAGGAAGAACAGGGTGAACACGCCCCCGCCCAGGAACGTGGTCAGCGCCGGCGCGAGCCCCCACAGCGGCACGTGCGCGAACGTGAACACCACGAGCGGCAGCAGCGCCGCCA from Myxococcota bacterium encodes:
- the modA gene encoding molybdate ABC transporter substrate-binding protein, giving the protein MNITRPTLLAALVVAFAVTGLALPARAQNAPELLVFGAASLTNALDEISASYTRDTGQAVKCSYAASSALARQIEAGARADVFVSADVEWMDYVQGRALVDPATRSDLLGNRLVLIAPASSDVKLTIAPHFALAQALGTGKLATGDPEYVPVGRYARAALTSLGVWSEVEDRLVRADNVRTALAFVSRGEAPLGIVYGTDAQVDKGVRVVDTFPESSHLKIVYPVAVTQGAREGAARFVEYLRKPEAQASFKRFGFITLP